TACGCGGTGGCCGAGTTCGCCTGGACGCTGGCCCTGTCGGTCAACCGGCGGACCACCCGGGCGGTGAACCGCACCCGGGAGTTCGACTTCCGGCTGGACGGGCTGATGGGGCAGGACATCCACGGCATGACCGTGGGCGTCGTCGGCACCGGCAAGATCGGCGAGTGCTTCGCCCGGATCGCCCACGGCTTCGGCACCACCCTGCTCGGCTGGGACGTGGCGGAGAACCCCGCCTGCCTGGAACTGGGCATGGAGTACACCTCGCTGGACCGGCTGCTGGCCGGCTCCGACCTGATCAGCCTGCACGTCCCGCTGCTGCCGGACACCCACCACCTGATCGACGCCGAGGCGCTGGCCGCGATGAAGGACGAGGCGATCCTGGTCAACTCCAGCCGGGGCGGCCTGGTCGACTCGGCCGCGCTGGTCGAGACGCTGCGCGAGGGCCGGCTGGGCGGGGTCGGGCTCGACGTCTACGAGGAGGAGACCGGGCTCTTCTTCTTCGACAAGTCGCTGGAGGTCGTCACCGACGACACCCTGGCCCGGCTGATGACCTTCCCCCAGGTGATGGTGACCTCGCACCAGGCCTACTTCACCCGGACGGCGGTGGGCCAGATCGTCGAGGCCACGGTGCGCAATGTGGACGACTTCCTGAACGGCCGGACCAGCGAGAACACCCTGATCCCGCGCGGCTGACCCGGCCCGGCCGGCCCCGGTCGGCACCGGGCGCGGCACCGGGGACGGCGCCGTGCCGACGCGCGGGCAGGGGGGCGCGTCCGGGAGACAAACCGGACAGTTCTACGCTGTTCCGGTAGGACGCACCGCTGTCAGCTGGAAAGCAGGAACCGCCGATGGGCTCCATGCCGGGTATGCCGGGCATGACGCAGGACCTCCCGCCCTGGACCCTGGCCCGGGTCCTCGCCTTCCACCCCTCGGCGAACTGGCCCTTCCTGATCGGCTGTGTGCTGCTGCTCGGGCTCTACCTGACCGGCGTGGTCCGGCTGCGGCGACGCGGCGACAGCTGGCCGGTCGGCCGCACCGTCGCCTGGGTGCTCGGCGTACTCACCGTCGCCCTGGTCACCACGACCGGGTTGGAGGAGTACGGCATGCAGATGCTCAGCGCGCACATGCTCCAGCACATGGTGCTGTCCATGTTCTCGCCGATCATCCTGCTGATGGGCGCGCCGATCACGCTGGCGCTGCGGACCCTGCCCAGCGGCGGCCGGGGCGGGCACGGCCCGCGCGAGCTGCTGGTCTCGCTGCTGCACTCGCGGTACATGAAGGTGATCTCGCACCCCGCCTTCACCCTGCCGCTGTTCATCGCCAGCCTCTACGGGCTCTACTTCACCTCGCTCTTCGACTTCCTGATGCGCTCCACCCTCGGCCACGAGCTGATGATGGTGCACTTCCTCGGCGTCGGCATGCTGTTCTTCTGGCCGATCATGGGCGTCGACCCGGGCCCGCACCGCCCCGGCCACCTGATGCGGATGCTGGAGCTGTTCATCGGGATGCCGTTCCACGCCTTCTTCGGCATCGCGGTGATGATGTCCTCCGGGCTGATGGTGCAGACCTTCGCCCACCCGGCGGCCTCGCTCGGGGTGAACCCGCTCTCGGACCAGAAGATGGCCGGCGGGCTCGCCTGGGCGTTCAGCGAGATCCCGACCTTCATCGTGCTGATCGCGCTGACCTTCCAGTGGGCCAAGTCGGAGGAGCGGCTGTCCCGCCGCAAGGACCGCACCGCGGACCGGGACGGCGACAAGGAGCTCAACGCCTACAACGACTACCTGGCCAACCTGCAGCGCCGTTCGGGAGCGCAGCAGCAGGGCTGAGCCCGGGTCACGCCCCGGGTAACGCCCCGGCCCGCACCCCCGGCCGAGGCGGCGTCAGGGCACCAGCAGGGTCTTGCCGACGGTCTCCCTGGCCTCGATGGCGCGGTGCGCCTCGGCCGCCGCGGCCAGCGGGAAGCGTCGGCCGACGAAGGGGCGCAGC
The Streptacidiphilus albus JL83 genome window above contains:
- a CDS encoding 2-hydroxyacid dehydrogenase, which codes for MEILAYGVLADEQPLIERAFEGRHAVHCLDVFLNADTAPLAADHEIVSTSVNAQLDATTLRILAKGGTRMIAQRSTGFNNIDLAVAEELGITVARVSYYSPYAVAEFAWTLALSVNRRTTRAVNRTREFDFRLDGLMGQDIHGMTVGVVGTGKIGECFARIAHGFGTTLLGWDVAENPACLELGMEYTSLDRLLAGSDLISLHVPLLPDTHHLIDAEALAAMKDEAILVNSSRGGLVDSAALVETLREGRLGGVGLDVYEEETGLFFFDKSLEVVTDDTLARLMTFPQVMVTSHQAYFTRTAVGQIVEATVRNVDDFLNGRTSENTLIPRG
- a CDS encoding cytochrome c oxidase assembly protein, which produces MPGMTQDLPPWTLARVLAFHPSANWPFLIGCVLLLGLYLTGVVRLRRRGDSWPVGRTVAWVLGVLTVALVTTTGLEEYGMQMLSAHMLQHMVLSMFSPIILLMGAPITLALRTLPSGGRGGHGPRELLVSLLHSRYMKVISHPAFTLPLFIASLYGLYFTSLFDFLMRSTLGHELMMVHFLGVGMLFFWPIMGVDPGPHRPGHLMRMLELFIGMPFHAFFGIAVMMSSGLMVQTFAHPAASLGVNPLSDQKMAGGLAWAFSEIPTFIVLIALTFQWAKSEERLSRRKDRTADRDGDKELNAYNDYLANLQRRSGAQQQG